The stretch of DNA GGGGAAGTCTCCTGGGACAGATGGTTTTCCCACAGAATGGTACAAAACAATGCAAGATCAACTAATTCCAACATTATTAAAAACGTTCAATTGggttttggaaaacaaaaacatcccccCCTCATGGAAGGAGGCGACGATTTCAGTGATTCCTAAGGAGGGGAAAGATAAATCAGAATGTGGGAATTATCGTCCTATAAGTCTTCTGAATAATGATTATAAATTATTCACATCCATATTGTCTAAAAGAATAGAACTGATATTACCAGTATTAATACACAAGGACCAGACTGGCTTTGTAAGACAAAGGCAGACCCAAGATAACATCAGAAGAACACTGCACGTTATGAGACAAGTCACACAAAAAAGATTGGAGACACTGATATTGAGTTTGGACGCAGAGAAAGCATTCGATTCAGTGAGGTGGTCATTCTTATATAAGGTACTTTCAAAATTCGGCTTCCATACAACTATAATTGACACATTTGCAGCATTATACAACAAACCAACAGCTAGAATTAAAATCAATGGAGATCTAACCGATTCATTCATTCTGGAAAGAGGAACAAGACAGGGGTGTTGTGCGTCGCCACTCCTCTTTGCCTTGTTTATAGAACCCATGAGTCAATTGATTAGGCAGAGATCCGATATAAAGGGGGTGACGATGACTTCAGGGGAGCAAAAACTGGCTCTATTTGCTGACGATTTATTGATAAGTTTATCACAACCTACACGGACACTCCCAAATCTGATGAAATTGCTAGAGGAATTTGGTTTCATTTCTGGTTATAAAATTAATATCAACAAAACTCAAGtgttaacatttaattatgACCCTCCATCTTCAATTAAGATCAGGTATGATTGGAAATGGGATGCTAAGTCCATCAAATATTTGGGGGTCTCACTGCCCAGAGACTTCTCGAGATTGTATGATATCAATTACGGCCCATTAagttcgagaataaagtctgacATACGTAGATGGAATGTTATTCCCTTTTTCAGTTTAAGCTCCCGGATAGAATCAATCAGGATGAATATTCTTCCACGCATGCTGTACCTTTTTCAGTGTTTGCCAGTCAAAATTCCATCTAAGCAGTTCTTAGAATGGGACAGAATAATAGCGAGGTATTTATGGCAAGGGAAAAAGGCCAGAATTAAATTTAAGACGCTgcaattaagaaaagaaaaaggtggaaTGGGCCTTCCCTGCTTACAGGAATATTATCTTGCAGCCCAAATGAGACCTTTAGTTTGTCTGTGTTCACCAACATACTCTGCAGCATGGAAGGAAATAGAAGGCACGGTAATAAAGGGAATCCCAATAACAGCCCTACTATGTGATAACAGATTACAAGTAGGACAGGAAATTCCAGAAGACTCTATAACTGGCAGCTTTCTGAAACCCTGGCAGGAAATAGTAAAAATTTGTAGATTAGGAGAAGCATCTAAAATGATGAGGTGGTGTGCCTATGATTCAGACTTTGCACCAAATAGAATTGATGCCAGATTTAAGATATGGATTTCAAAAGGTTTAACTACCTATTATTCATTTGTCCACAAAGGGACATTTCGGAGTTTTGAAGACCTACAGAAGGATCATGGACTAGGAAGGGATGATTTCTTTAGATATCTACAAGTGagacattattttaacaaaaatctTAAAGAGGTGTTAGGAAGAGGTGAGTCAGGGCTCATGGAGGTATTTTTATCATTAACTAAACCCAGATCAGGCAATAAAATTATCTCCAAGTTATATAATGCCATACAATTAGCTAAACAGGAGAATACAGattacattaaaaagaaatgggaAAAAGAAGTAAATGTAACGATCACACAGGAGAGCTGGGAGAATATATGCCAGCTACAATGGGTCTCGACCGGGTCAAACACGTGGCGGGAATTCTGCTGGAAAAACACCACAAGATTTTTTATTACACCTCTTCAGAGAAGACATCAGGGCAAGGGGGATGCTTGTTGGAGACACTGTGGGTCGAATGGAGctaatcattttcatattttttgggaCTGTCAGGTAATAAGATCTTACTGGGTAGAGATCcacaaacatattaaaaatgtatttagagTAAATATTCCGTTTAAATGTGAAACTATGTATTTGGGCGATCTGTTGTTGGAAACATggaacaacagagacaaaaaattGCTGGCTATACTGTTGGCAGCCAGTAAGAAATCCGTTACGAGGAAATGGTTAAAAGTAGAACCACCCACCATTGATGATTGGATTGAAATTGTCTATGGGATTTATATTATGGAGAAGATCTCCTTTTCTCTCAAAgttgaaaaagacaaattttATAAGATGTGGTCCAAATGGACTGAGTATGTGAAACCAATCAGATCTGATTTCATCTGACtgtatttgtgctttgtgtgaaattgacctttttttaagtgatgttttgtttctttgagaTGGTGCGCTCcccagttttgttttgtgagtttATTGTTCTCAACTAGATAAGTAATGGTCCGTAAAGTAAATTCCAGAAGGGCAATATGGACAAATTCATCAGGATTTTCTGAATCCATCCTTTCCTTTGACCTTGAATGACTACAgctgtatttattgtatgtgaTGGAAACTTGCCTTTCTGAATAAAAAGataatttcaaaaaaaaaaaaacacaattagatTTTTGTGTAAACATTTAGCTGATGCATCCCAGCCTAAGTGCATTAAGTGACCATGACAATGTCTCTGTCAAAGAGTattgagaggagagagaaggagggagaaggaggggagggagtgTTGAGCCTCTGGATCTTGGCTGGATTTACAGACACCAATCATGTGGTTTGTAATTTCTCTCCACAGATCTAATCATCCCATGGCTGCCAAAACCAGGAAGCAGATTCTTCTTGTTTGAGCAACACGGgggataatttaaaaaaacaaaacttgaacAATTTTTTTGGTGTAAATGCAGCACATGTCTCCATGTGGCTCAGAGTGGGACTGTGGGAGCTTGCCTGCAGGTGAACTTGTGCCAAGTTTAAGTTGATGAAAGTGCCTGTGTTGGCTGTGGCACTGGCCGCGTCTCTATGGCTGCCACATGGCTCACAACACATTGGGTCCCTGTCGCCAGTCACTACATGCAAGTTTCCCAGTGACCTGACCAATCTGGTGTGGCACAGGGAgctggcagagagagagtggggaggggagggaagggggggCGGTCTGTTAATTCACTCCACAAAAGATCCACGAGTGGCTATAGCGTCACGGTTGCTTTTCAATTGTGTCCACAACACATGAGAAATACATTAGTCACAGAACATATTTAATCATACAGTATTCTTGATAATGAAGAGAATCATAGGGAATGTGTAGTTTTTTTAAAGACAGTAAACTTATATGCAATAAAGCGGCATTTCCACCAAGATTTAAATCGAGTTCAACTATGTTAaggatgattttattttatccatCAACAAGGCAACACTGGAGGATATGCAGCATTTCATTGTCAATCTTATTGccatgtctgtcttttaataTCCATGATTTGTTTACacattttgtgattttcttttaacCTGTCCGCAGACTAATTTGTCTAGCCATAGCCTTTCTGcatttccatcatggtacagtgcGGTGTGGTTTGAACTGGTAAAGCAATGGTCAGACTTGTGCACTGTACCCGATGGCTGTGTCGGCGATACATGAAGCGTGATGTTGTACTGGTGCGAGCAGAGAAAACACGAGTTGCTCTTTTGTCTGTGTCGAGTTCGGTTTGTAGCCGTTTCAACAAGACGTGAAGCTTTGTATGAGAGTGGACTGCAGGTGTTGAAGAAGCGTCAGTCACAAAAGGAGTggcgcttttctgtcgcccaatcagctgactgttgggAATCTAGCTCCACCTGTACCATACCATtgctctggtaccccaagggaagggtactggAAAAATGGACCGGTTGGGACCAATTATTTTGCTACTATTCcaaatggaaacgcaaaaaaatatgTAGTGTAGTGTATTGTTGCCCAGGCCAGACTACGACTCCCGTCACGTTAGTCTGAATtggtatatgtgtgtatttttaaagtaTGTTTTTAGTTGAACTACCACAATAATAACGTCACGTAAACAATAATCGAGAGTCAAAATTCAGCCACGAACCTTCCTCCTACTATGTTGGCCGGGAGTGAGGTTCTGGTTCTCTTGCTGCCATCGGCGTGGTCAGACACAGTCAAGGGGTTGACGCTGGTCTTACAGGCCTGAGCACTGACCTGCAAGATGGCCCTACTGCAGAGGAGAAGGGGGAGTGGCCAGTCATGATTAGTCTTAACCATCAGAGTGATTGTGTGCGTGTTACCTTACGTGTCGACTGCAAACTTTACCTTAAGGACtgtgacgacgacgacgacctCGTGTGAATCttgttctcctcctgtctgtaaAAACACACGCATGACGGtaaacatgaaattaaaatgaataaatgaagacagtttcgagaaagagagagatgacaggacagagaggtggaggaggaaggaaatTTTGTATGGAAATGAGTAAGAAGGCTTTCAAATTTGACCCCTTTAATTTAGATTTAGGATCATTTCTGCAGCTGCAACAGTCGTAGTTGGATTAGTAAAGCCAAGTTACTACCGGGAACAGCCAGAGGGTGGCACTAAACAACTTAAGCTGATGAAAATGATCAATCCAGCCCTTCTGAGGGGGTTTTGATCTTGATAGAGTAATCAACACATTAAACAGCAAAGCGTGATGTGTAACGATGATGGGAATGGGTCAACGGTACAAAACCATTACGTACAAGAAAATGGTGTCATGGACGACAGGAAGGAGCCTTCGAGGATTCAGATCATGAAAATAATGGCTCTGCTCAACAGCAATACATTATACATACTGAGCTCGTACGCAGGACAAAGTAACAAGAGGATGATTTGAAAGGACTTTCTGATTTTGGGTTGGTaattgaagagagagagagagagaggggggggggggctcactTACAGCATTCTCAGTTAGAGCTCCGCAACAGGGGGGGCAGGACAGGTTTTTGGGGGGGGCTGACGGGCAGTAGAACTCATTGAAATCCTAACCCGTCTATAAAGAAATGCAGGATGGAAGAAGGGAAGCCATACACAATCCACCACAGGGCAAGGCTACACAGGGAGGAGAGCAGCATGGCTACCAGCCATCTGAAAGGAGGACAAATCCAACAACAAGAGCAAACGGGGGtaaaaggggaggggggggggggggggtaaaaagggggttaaaaaaaaggaaagagagacaaaagacGTCCGGGTATGACACAAAGCCTCTGATGTTCTGCTTTTCCACTGGGACTGGATAAGAAGGAATGCCTTTCATTAGAGCCTCGAGTCCAGCAGTACAACTCTGCAGGTTTTTGCTCTGCGCTTGTTCTGATGTTAATATACACTGAATTCCTATGAATGCCTACGTATTAAAACAAGTGTATATTTGATCAATACTGAAAATAGAGTACAAGTTAATATACAGCATAATTACTTACTGTCCCTAACTATTAAAAATCTAGTACTCTCTTCAttatgacttttaaaaaaactaaatggcaGAGGCAGAAACCTGAAGGAAATAAAGCTCaggtgtttgattttttttttacgctgATCCAGTCACAAAAAgcaatggaaaaacaacaggCAATTGACAATGAACCCGACCCGACATTAATAATGTTAGACACAAACATAGACTTGTGAACACACAGGTCACACATGCATGTCAAAAGGGCTTCATGCCTGCTGCCATGCGCACAAAGGCTGAGAAGATGTGGACACCTCAAACTTACAGAATACAACAAACAGTGTAGCCACATGGTGAAGTTCAGCTTGAGGTTAGATGTTTGTCAAGCGATGCATATACTGATAAAGCCTGAAGAGAAAGTAGACCCCCCTTCTGCCTCAATTCCCTCCCCGAGAAAAGATATGAATCCACGCTCATCTCATTTCCTCCTCAAAAGCTCAAACACGATGAGCCTTTAAATTAGTACGAGGATCAGGAGTCGTTTAGCTTTTCAACAACACAGCAGGGCCGAGGTTAATCTGCTGTAGACCATAATGGAGATTAAGTATTCTCCCCCCCACTATATTTTAACATTCTGTATTTCTTTCGTGAGAACGTTAGGACAGTTGTGCAAGTCATGCACTAAAAACATTTAAGTCAACTAATCCAGATCTTATGCGAGACggtcagtgcgtttacatgcgtgttaaaagtccaattttagtcggactaagacaacgAATCAGTTTTCTTAATTGTCAGGtcaacacgttagtccgactaaaatccaGTTTGCGtttggataatgcgattcatagtccgtttactcctgcatgtgtacgcttagtcagactttGACTAGGAAGTAGAAAGAGACAATGTATGAACTGCGTTTCTCCGAACACAGCATCCCAATAGCCATGCTCGACCTAATTTGTATCACAATTAGCAGGTACGAAACACACAGCACGATCTCAATGTAAAGGTCACCAGGAAACTTATAGagcgatacagcgccacctattgAGGCGGAGTCTGAAGCACACAGCCAaaaaatcgattttctcctccgcatttATGCCGCATGGGACTCTTTGTCGCACTGCGTCCTTCTCTTGATTAAactgcatgtaaacgtactgagggGATTAGTTGAATACTTGGTGCCGTTGTTAACAGGCTCAGCTCAAGACTTCAGAGCATTCCTCACATAAGCTTTGGTGTCAAAGCAGAAAGAGCTCAGTGTGTCTATGAAGCAGACAATGAAAAGTGTGTGTCGATGTGATGCATTCATTAAGTGCAGATCCACTTCACACGGTAGTcatttcaaaaaagaaagaaagaaagaaaatttcAAATCAGCCATACGGTTAACCATACCATTCACTTGGCATAGCAACCACTTCTACAGGAAGAGGATGTCAGCTAGAAAGGAAGTGACATGCACTTACCTCCATCATACAAAACCTCAcatcctctctctgtttttcctctcccccactctctctctttctctctctctctgctatcTTTTGAATGGCGGGCAACACATTGGCCACACCATGCCCATGAGGCTGCAGCAGAAAACTACCTGCCTGACATGGGACAACAAAAGCCAAAGCCATGTGGGTACAGTGGCAAAGGCCAGTCAACCATCCTCAGCCATGCTGACTGACACCCAACCTTCCACAGCGTGATTTACACGGGCACAAACGATGTGGACTTTGGGCATAACGAGGGTCCCTCctttttaaatgactgtttAACACGAGCTCTTTATCACGTTCTATTTGTGCAGAATGCTACTGTAGAGCTGGTTAGTCGTAGGTTACATTTGTCCAACCTGACCCTCATACTTTTTATTATGTTGGCAAAACATCTTACGTTTACAACAGGTCCCAGTTACATTTACTTCAATTTTTTTCCAGTGCAATTTGTtgtcacaacaaacacatactTTTGTCACTTACTTACTGTTATATATAGcactttaaacttttttttgtgacccACTTAGTACAAGGTCAGTGTGTTGAGATAACCTAGTGACTAAAGAGCTCTTTATTGATTTGGCCTGTATATTCTTTCCCCTCATTTAACCCTTTACTGTCAAGTCTCTAACTGAAAATGACAACTTACAAATCCCCGCAATCAGACTTAATTCATTACTTACCTCCATTACTTTCCACATCTTTTGTGCCACCTTAAATCCAGCCCTTTataacaagttgtttttttcctggaagATTGTGTATCAGATAACTCTAATCCCTccaaacaactgtgtgtgtcacGATATTTCAGCTCCTTCTTCCCCGACTCATGGTTCATCGCCGTCACTCACTGATTATTAATGACTTTGATTACACTTAATCTATGTCTGATGATGTGTAACCAAATCGAGAATACAAAAACAGAGGCATTGAAATACCACAAATGACGAACTGTCTGTTTCTCAACTGTTAGACAAATCAATTATATTAGGAGAGCATTGCCCTGGTATGGATAAGATAACAGATAAGCTGTGCTTTAAACCTGGCATAAATGGACAACTGATTACTCTGAACAAACGAGGTCAGTACCTGGTTATTATCAactccagattttttttttttacccctcaAAAGTAACTTGtgatttgaataataataataataataataataataatgatttgtgCTTATTtaatacaacaacacaacaagtgTGACAATTAAGGACACCTGCAAGGCTGCCTGGAGACTTACGATAGTGAGCCTGTAGATGACCTGGACTGCCTCTTGCTCTTCAGGGCTCGGAGTTTATCACCTTGTGTGAGGCCGTTtctttcctcatcatcattatactgtaaaacaaagaaatgtatttgcgttttttttttttccccctccatgaTATTTCTTAAAAATAAGAGACATGATTTTTATAACTTACCAGTTCCATTTCTTCTTTGTTGGatgctctgtttttgttgttcccATTGATGGTGATGTCATCCACCCCTGACAGGATCCTGGTCACGGCCATCTTGCCGTTCTCCTGTTCATTAAGCTTCTCTCGGAAAACGTCGCCCTCAGCCCATAAAAAGTTCTGCTTCCTGTTGCACAAAagttaaacaaaccacaaatcAAAACCATTTCAATTGCTGTACCAACACCTTCATTAGTATTTTACTTATTAGAATGAgtctaatatttaatatattaatatatatagtttgtcttattttttttatttacacaatgaCAAGGGACAAGAAGTCAGACACAGTTTAGAccgttattttcagaataaaagcccccccgttctgtaataataatatttagtttcaattcttttgtttttgtaaccaTTTCATCTTAATTGAAGCACAAGTTACTTTAATTGCACAGCCCTAACTGCATCGTCACTGCAATTTATGCAACAAAAACATACTATAAAAGGTAAACCAGACATTTCTTAcagatattttaaaaaaaatatgacaactttGTTTTATGCATGTTACTTAAAAACATAATACACATAAATCTAAAGTATCTTTCATGACTCAACCCAGTCTCTGAGAAATTCTGAAGTGACTTATACCAGCCGAGTTACATTTCATCAGAAATTTGACAGCAATTGTATCATGGATTGTTCATGTTCCCAGcactgtcattaaaaaaaaaacacacacactacacagtGCTGAAGTAGCAGATTAGGAGAATATAATATGCCTATCAGTCAgtcaaaaatatatacaatctGAGGCTGTTTTCCAGCTCTGTAACTATAGTTGTTGTCAGTCAGTGGACACCTACTCTTCAACAAAGTTCTGCTGCGGTCCAATGACGGATCCCGGTCGGCAGATTCGTATCCAGGCTATGGCCTCTGCAGCAGTCAGGCGGTAATGTTTCATCATGtagcagccaatcagagtgcCGGTCCTCCCCAGACCAGCTGAAAGGTAGtaacacattaaaatacaagCACAAACTTGCAATCAACAATGTTTCTCGCCATATGAATGTCGGATTGAAATGTTACCTTTGCAGTGGACGGATATTGCTCCCTCCGCATTCTCACAGATGTTGAGGAACTTTCTGACAATGGAGTCGTTCGGCGTACTCCCGTCCACAAAGAACAGATCGTGGTGTTCAAAGCCGGAGTCCGTGAAACGCCTGGCGTCATACATCTTCTTGTTGAGGCGGATGACAGTGGTGACGTTGTGTTTTCTGAAGTAAGGAATGTAGGCCTCAGGAGCATGTAGAGGATAACCTGAGGTAAGAGAGGAACCGTCCGTGGGGGTTAAGGTGGAgttataacaaaaaaacaacaacaacaaaaaaaatttgaCACTGTCGTGTCCTTTTCAATCACCATTCTCTATTTTGCTTTTTGGATGAGGTCCACTGAATGCGAGGAACTTTCCCGGAATGATCCAGTTTAAGTCTCCATTCTCTGCTCTCTCATAGTGCTCATATTCTTCCACGTCAAAGTTGGAGAAGTCCAGCCAGCCATACTGCAGAGCCTGGAGAGGAGTTCATTCTATTAGGTGCGTGACACAGCAAGGAAGACAAAATAAGTGCAGTAAATCTTACCTTATAAACAGCACGAAGGCAATCTAAGATGTTCAGGTTGTACAGGCAGGTTCCAAACGAGGCATCTCTGTGAAACGTAAATTACAGTGACAGTctctcagtggaaaaaaaaaacaaactaaaagatccattttcttcttcctcgACATTAACCTCACTGGTCTTGTTCTCAGACAGTCATATTGATTCTAACACAGTGGAATCAGCACAGTTGAGCCCTTCAAAGACCTGTGATGTTATTTCTTATTCTCGCCTTATAGTTAAAAGAGCAGTTATTTTATTACGAATGTTTCTCACTGTCTTTTCCAAATTTGCACTTCCATCAATCACACATCTAACAGACTTTTTTCATGATAGATTCagaaaatatatacacatatgctAGACACATCAGTTTGTTCTCAGAATAACTGGTCAGAGTATTATTGGCTACATCTTATTATAGTCAGGTTTTATTTACAAGTCTATATTCAagttaaatgtcattttttttatgtggtgaTTTGTTACCTGAATGGGAGGTACATTGAATTCCTGGACACCAGCAGACTATAGGCTTCCTCTGGCATCATCTTTAGATGCATCACcttcaaacacaaatgtctAAATCAGTACATTTCTATAATAACctataaaaatgtgtatatatatatatatatatatatatatagatagatatatatagataccaATATCGCCTCACAAGCCAAGTGCGACATTGGTGTGTTCAGTACTTACAGCATATGAGCCGATGAGATACGCAGCATTGGCCTGTTTTCTCTGGTCTCCACATGTGTAAAATATGATCTTCTTCCTTGACAGTGTAATTGACTGTGAAAAGACCATAATAACAACAGTATGAACACACACgtgacatttgtatttatttatttatttatttatgtgacaTAACCCTATTGAAAATAATAACTGTGATATTCCCTTGCCTTGTGACAATAAGTATTAATAATTCATAAGTATTTTCCGGCTGCATAGCTCTCATTGTTGTTGTCAAAACAACAATCGTTAAATTCCTGATCCTCGTATAAAACATGTCACAACAAATCATAGGTCAATGGATGTAtacaaaaatgattttcatttgttattttcaattttctgacGTTTGTGTGATTGAATTTCTAATTTTCTCGCATAGGATAATAGGTATAAAAAGCTTGAGAGACtttaaaacaagttatttttcCATTGGGAAGGTTTCTTTTGTTCAACTAAACATCtgtatctttattatttttaaaaactaatCAATACCTGAGCTATGGAGTGGCTTAATTATCAGTGTCCAAACTAACTAAACTCTTACACTAACTCCTCACCTCAactaagaggaaaaaaaggaagacaacAATGATTTTTAAGGACATAAATCCAACTGTACACAGAGTTGACGTTTTCCTGCTAACTGGCATTTAAAAACAccgtgacccccccccccccactttaGTTTGCCTGCATACTGCGCCGCGTGTTTAAATAGATATCGATCGACCTGGTTTACGTCACATTCTCGCTTCCAGGAAGTGCAATTAGGAGCAGCCATTTACTTTACCTTGAGCTTCTTTGTCAGCTTGCAACAGAAGCGATAAAACATGGCCAGGTTAAGGGGACCAAAGTCCGCATAGAAGCTGAAACAGACGAAACGAAAAAGAAAGGGAGTGTGTCAGGGTGGCTATTTATGCAACCGGCTGTGTTCTCTGGGGACAGTTCAGCAGATAGAATCAGCCACCTCAatgggacacagaaaaaaaaccaaaaaaaaaaaaacacagacagagtaaAGAGTCTATATTTGGAAGCATTTGATGCTGGGGGTCAATCAGTGCAGCACAAAGGGTTACACAGACAAGAGGTCTTTTTAGTAACGCGGCTCTGAAAGGTCAAACATGTCTTCTCGTTACAACAGCTCTACCCTTTACAACAAACTAAATCTATCAGTGAAGCTGCAACAGTAAAAGGGGAAGTTCACTGAAAATGCTAACAAACCAAAATATGAGATTTGAAAAAATGAGTGTGttgataacaataatgatcatttTTGTTTACAAGTTGAAGAAACTGGTTGATTGTGGTTTTACAATACTTGAaaggattttcatgcacaacagTCTGTTGGGTTGATCGTGAATGGTCggtgaagaagagaaaatgagCGACGGGTTTCTGGGCAGTCTGGTCAGAGCAGATGATGGAAATGttctctgtacctaataaagtggttgaGCGTATACTAAACGGATTAGTGACTTGTCCTAattagggctgaatgattttgaataaatctgtagaataagatgtgtatagaatGTGTATgaatctaaaattatattttgacacacattttggcttttaaaaatgtgttatccCCCGTTTCTCTTGGCCAGGTCGTCATTGTAAATGAGAAATTGGTTCTCAGTTGACTTACCTGCTTCAgtaaaggtcaaataaatatgaaaacaaagaaaacatttaaccCTATACAAAACAGGGAAAAAGACATGCATCATTCGAAATTGGTAAAAACACGCACGcgcatgcgcgcacacacaggcacatacacacacacacacacaaggagcgAGGCAATGTCATAATTGTGAATGTAAACTTACTTCTCATAGGCCAACTCTTCATCTATGCAGAAACAGTGTCGCTCGGCAGTGCTTTTGATCTTCTGTTGAAGTATGGCGAA from Solea solea chromosome 8, fSolSol10.1, whole genome shotgun sequence encodes:
- the cdc14b gene encoding dual specificity protein phosphatase CDC14B isoform X3 — protein: MFRSVGKMTADDVSRRSVEFIKDQLCFAILQQKIKSTAERHCFCIDEELAYENFYADFGPLNLAMFYRFCCKLTKKLKSITLSRKKIIFYTCGDQRKQANAAYLIGSYAVMHLKMMPEEAYSLLVSRNSMYLPFRDASFGTCLYNLNILDCLRAVYKALQYGWLDFSNFDVEEYEHYERAENGDLNWIIPGKFLAFSGPHPKSKIENGYPLHAPEAYIPYFRKHNVTTVIRLNKKMYDARRFTDSGFEHHDLFFVDGSTPNDSIVRKFLNICENAEGAISVHCKAGLGRTGTLIGCYMMKHYRLTAAEAIAWIRICRPGSVIGPQQNFVEEKQNFLWAEGDVFREKLNEQENGKMAVTRILSGVDDITINGNNKNRASNKEEMELYNDDEERNGLTQGDKLRALKSKRQSRSSTGSLSQEENKIHTRSSSSSQSLSRAILQVSAQACKTSVNPLTVSDHADGSKRTRTSLPANIVGGSSLCHTRLVRSLGNLHVVTGDRDPMCCEPCGSHRDAASATANTGTFINLNLAQVHLQTHCLPRT
- the cdc14b gene encoding dual specificity protein phosphatase CDC14B isoform X2, with protein sequence MKRKSERRRAESKKKRCAAHNTEAEPNSDVYIEITDQLCFAILQQKIKSTAERHCFCIDEELAYENFYADFGPLNLAMFYRFCCKLTKKLKSITLSRKKIIFYTCGDQRKQANAAYLIGSYAVMHLKMMPEEAYSLLVSRNSMYLPFRDASFGTCLYNLNILDCLRAVYKALQYGWLDFSNFDVEEYEHYERAENGDLNWIIPGKFLAFSGPHPKSKIENGYPLHAPEAYIPYFRKHNVTTVIRLNKKMYDARRFTDSGFEHHDLFFVDGSTPNDSIVRKFLNICENAEGAISVHCKAGLGRTGTLIGCYMMKHYRLTAAEAIAWIRICRPGSVIGPQQNFVEEKQNFLWAEGDVFREKLNEQENGKMAVTRILSGVDDITINGNNKNRASNKEEMELYNDDEERNGLTQGDKLRALKSKRQSRSSTGSLSQEENKIHTRSSSSSQSLSRAILQVSAQACKTSVNPLTVSDHADGSKRTRTSLPANIVGGSSLCHTRLVRSLGNLHVVTGDRDPMCCEPCGSHRDAASATANTGTFINLNLAQVHLQSLHTQS
- the cdc14b gene encoding dual specificity protein phosphatase CDC14B isoform X5 — encoded protein: MKRKSERRRAESKKKRCAAHNTEAEPNSDVYIEITDQLCFAILQQKIKSTAERHCFCIDEELAYENFYADFGPLNLAMFYRFCCKLTKKLKSITLSRKKIIFYTCGDQRKQANAAYLIGSYAVMHLKMMPEEAYSLLVSRNSMYLPFRDASFGTCLYNLNILDCLRAVYKALQYGWLDFSNFDVEEYEHYERAENGDLNWIIPGKFLAFSGPHPKSKIENGYPLHAPEAYIPYFRKHNVTTVIRLNKKMYDARRFTDSGFEHHDLFFVDGSTPNDSIVRKFLNICENAEGAISVHCKAGLGRTGTLIGCYMMKHYRLTAAEAIAWIRICRPGSVIGPQQNFVEEKQNFLWAEGDVFREKLNEQENGKMAVTRILSGVDDITINGNNKNRASNKEEMELYNDDEERNGLTQGDKLRALKSKRQSRSSTGSLSQVVFCCSLMGMVWPMCCPPFKR
- the cdc14b gene encoding dual specificity protein phosphatase CDC14B isoform X4, whose product is MKRKSERRRAESKKKRCAAHNTEAEPNSDVYIEITDQLCFAILQQKIKSTAERHCFCIDEELAYENFYADFGPLNLAMFYRFCCKLTKKLKSITLSRKKIIFYTCGDQRKQANAAYLIGSYAVMHLKMMPEEAYSLLVSRNSMYLPFRDASFGTCLYNLNILDCLRAVYKALQYGWLDFSNFDVEEYEHYERAENGDLNWIIPGKFLAFSGPHPKSKIENGYPLHAPEAYIPYFRKHNVTTVIRLNKKMYDARRFTDSGFEHHDLFFVDGSTPNDSIVRKFLNICENAEGAISVHCKAGLGRTGTLIGCYMMKHYRLTAAEAIAWIRICRPGSVIGPQQNFVEEKQNFLWAEGDVFREKLNEQENGKMAVTRILSGVDDITINGNNKNRASNKEEMELYNDDEERNGLTQGDKLRALKSKRQSRSSTGSLSQEENKIHTRSSSSSQSLSRAILQVSAQACKTSVNPLTVSDHADGSKRTRTSLPANIVGGRRTASQGRKTRRSLQSVRFSRLCHSIPKARAPLLR
- the cdc14b gene encoding dual specificity protein phosphatase CDC14B isoform X1; its protein translation is MKRKSERRRAESKKKRCAAHNTEAEPNSDVYIEITDQLCFAILQQKIKSTAERHCFCIDEELAYENFYADFGPLNLAMFYRFCCKLTKKLKSITLSRKKIIFYTCGDQRKQANAAYLIGSYAVMHLKMMPEEAYSLLVSRNSMYLPFRDASFGTCLYNLNILDCLRAVYKALQYGWLDFSNFDVEEYEHYERAENGDLNWIIPGKFLAFSGPHPKSKIENGYPLHAPEAYIPYFRKHNVTTVIRLNKKMYDARRFTDSGFEHHDLFFVDGSTPNDSIVRKFLNICENAEGAISVHCKAGLGRTGTLIGCYMMKHYRLTAAEAIAWIRICRPGSVIGPQQNFVEEKQNFLWAEGDVFREKLNEQENGKMAVTRILSGVDDITINGNNKNRASNKEEMELYNDDEERNGLTQGDKLRALKSKRQSRSSTGSLSQEENKIHTRSSSSSQSLSRAILQVSAQACKTSVNPLTVSDHADGSKRTRTSLPANIVGGSSLCHTRLVRSLGNLHVVTGDRDPMCCEPCGSHRDAASATANTGTFINLNLAQVHLQTHCLPRT